From the genome of Eucalyptus grandis isolate ANBG69807.140 chromosome 2, ASM1654582v1, whole genome shotgun sequence, one region includes:
- the LOC104438276 gene encoding proline-rich receptor-like protein kinase PERK1 isoform X3 — protein sequence MPSASSGSPSANSPSSWSTILTKHMAAVAAAVLALALMLVVVLKYCLNRKNRRMQLRSASPNILLGSAMCHFTLEQVQAFTSHFSGASLLGRGGYGCVYRGVLPNGEEVAVKRLDVGSGQGESEFLNEVKKINQVHHKHVVSLVGYCREGSERILVYEFVPNGSLESHLRGGGQSTLPWEARMRVAVGSAKGLAYLHEDCHPTIVHRDIKAANILVNFDFEANIADFGLAKSASESNQGESRPVGTFGYVAPEYALGGELTPNLDTFSFGVVLLELITGRRPVGSTHNSLNDNLVYSTRPYLTQALEDGNFDSLVDPRLQNNYNPSEMARMVACAAACVRESAGCRPKMSLVIFQWQELSLSFVDVHLVHS from the exons ATGCCGTCAGCTTCTTCTGGGTCCCCTTCGGCCAATTCTCCTTCGTCTTGGTCCACCATATTGACGAAGCACATGGCAGCAGTGGCGGCAGCGGTTTTGGCGCTGGCGCTGATGCTGGTTGTGGTGCTGAAATACTGTCTAAATAGGAAGAACCGGAGAATGCAGCTTCGCTCTGCGTCCCCTAACATTCTTCTCGGTTCCGCCATGTGTCATTTTACTCTTGAACAAGTGCAGGCGTTCACCAGCCACTTCTCAGGGGCAAGTCTACTCGGACGAGGTGGTTATGGGTGCGTGTACCGCGGAGTCCTTCCCAACGGGGAAGAGGTAGCAGTGAAGCGACTGGACGTGGGAAGCGGACAGGGAGAGAGTGAGTTTCTGAACgaggttaaaaaaataaaccaaGTGCATCACAAGCATGTCGTGTCTTTGGTTGGATACTGCAGAGAGGGGTCCGAGCGCATCCTTGTGTATGAGTTTGTGCCTAACGGGTCCTTGGAGTCACACTTACGTG GAGGTGGACAGTCAACCCTACCTTGGGAGGCCAGAATGAGAGTTGCTGTTGGCTCTGCCAAAGGATTGGCATATCTTCACGAGGATT GCCATCCTACGATCGTACATCGCGACATCAAGGCAGCCAATATACTTGTGAACTTCGATTTTGAGGCGAAT ATTGCAGATTTCGGACTTGCAAAATCGGCTTCTGAATCGAATCAGGGTGAATCTAGGCCAGTGGGCACCTTTGG GTATGTTGCTCCAGAATACGCCTTAGGTGGGGAACTGACCCCAAATTTAGATACTTTCTCTTTTGGGGTCGTGCTCTTGGAATTGATTACTGGTCGCAGACCTGTGGGTTCAACACATAATTCTTTGAATGATAATCTGGTTTATTCG ACGAGGCCTTATCTCACACAAGCTCTGGAAGATGGAAACTTCGACTCTCTTGTTGATCCTAGGCTGCAGAACAATTATAACCCTAGTGAGATGGCTCGAATGGTGGCCTGCGCTGCTGCTTGCGTGCGTGAATCGGCAGGGTGTCGACCAAAAATGAGTCTGGTAATATTTCAGTGGCAGGAGCTTAGTCTTTCTTTCGTAGATGTGCACTTGGTACATTCATGA